A portion of the Juglans microcarpa x Juglans regia isolate MS1-56 chromosome 1D, Jm3101_v1.0, whole genome shotgun sequence genome contains these proteins:
- the LOC121254558 gene encoding putative UPF0481 protein At3g02645 translates to MIWQWTLSTILSEIDRWITIPYAIELQEAGIEFDKAKKFKDLHDQNRNEDQKSKPCERGTQMDGVELKTVEKFKRLFCLDKIENWKSVPYDKELHKVGVEFNKAKKFKRLLALREIEDWNIHGATELAEAGIRFKKADKCDMFSIKFNNGLMEISPLSIGDQTETYLRNLIAYEQYCDQDNGFNYVSNYVRFMDDLINTPKDVELLRRRGIIKNYLGDNEVISTMVNKLCDNINFSTTDSIYARTSMDVNMHCRRHRNVWMAKLRRDYLNSPWALLSFLAAVLLIALAITQTIFSIIH, encoded by the coding sequence TTGACCGTTGGATAACAATACCTTATGCCATTGAACTTCAAGAGGCTGGAATTGAATTCGACAAGGCAAAGAAATTTAAGGATCTACATGATCAAAATAGGAATGAAGACCAGAAGTCAAAACCATGTGAAAGAGGGACGCAAATGGATGGAGTTGAATTAAAGACAGTAGAGAAATTTAAGCGTCTATTTTGTCTGGACAAGATTGAAAACTGGAAGTCAGTACCTTACGACAAAGAGCTTCATAAGGTTGGAGTCGAATTCAACAAGGCAAAGAAATTTAAGCGTCTACTTGCTCTTAGAGAGATTGAAGACTGGAACATACATGGCGCCACAGAGCTTGCAGAGGCTGGAATCAGATTCAAGAAGGCAGATAAATGTGACATGTTTTCCATAAAATTCAACAATGGGCTAATGGAGATTTCACCTTTGAGCATAGGAGATCAAACAGAGACTTACTTACGAAATCTAATTGCATATGAGCAATACTGTGATCAAGACAATGGTTTTAATTACGTCAGCAACTATGTCCGTTTCATGGATGATCTCATTAACACTCCAAAGGATGTTGAATTACTCCGTCGAAGAGGaattataaaaaactatttgGGTGATAATGAAGTTATTTCCACCATGGTTAACAAGCTTTGTGACAATATCAATTTTTCAACCACAGACTCTATTTATGCTAGAACTTCCATGGATGTGAACATGCATTGCAGGAGACACAGGAATGTATGGATGGCAAAATTAAGGCGCGATTATTTAAACAGTCCTTGGGCCTTGCTTTCATTTCTGGCGGCTGTCTTATTGATTGCACTTGCAATTACACAAACCATATTTTCCATTATTCATTAG